From the genome of Nakamurella flavida, one region includes:
- a CDS encoding quinone-dependent dihydroorotate dehydrogenase, which produces MLYRALSRAVLFRLGGGDPERAHHLTMAALARIGRVAPARRTLARLLDTPAPRRVFGLDFPSPVGLAAGMDKNAVAVQAWPALGFGFVEVGTVTAHAQHGNPQPRLFRLRTSEAIVNRMGFNNEGAAALATTLAAAGPVGVPIGVSLGKSKITPVAEAVEDYLTSLRLVHPYADYLAINVSSPNTPGLRSLQDRAPLDELLGAMTAEAAALAPSRPDGRPVPVLVKIAPDLTDHAVAEVLEVCQDRGVAGVIATNTTLDRSGVSTTELGMAAEVGGLSGRPLRRRALGVVRFVTSHSDLPVIGVGGISDVDAALAMLDAGASLLQLYTGFIFGGPGLVRDINRAVAARDAGEN; this is translated from the coding sequence ATGCTCTACCGGGCGTTGAGCCGCGCCGTGCTGTTCCGCCTCGGCGGGGGTGATCCGGAGCGGGCGCACCACCTGACGATGGCGGCGCTCGCCCGGATCGGCCGGGTCGCGCCGGCCCGGCGGACGCTGGCGCGGCTGCTGGACACCCCCGCCCCGCGCCGGGTGTTCGGGCTGGATTTCCCGTCCCCGGTCGGGCTGGCCGCCGGGATGGACAAGAACGCCGTGGCCGTCCAGGCCTGGCCCGCCCTGGGGTTCGGGTTCGTCGAGGTCGGCACGGTCACCGCGCACGCCCAGCACGGCAACCCGCAGCCCCGGCTGTTCCGGCTGCGGACCTCCGAGGCCATCGTGAACCGGATGGGGTTCAACAACGAGGGTGCGGCGGCCCTGGCCACCACGTTGGCCGCGGCGGGTCCGGTCGGCGTGCCCATCGGGGTGTCCCTCGGCAAGTCCAAGATCACCCCGGTGGCCGAGGCCGTCGAGGACTACCTGACCTCGCTGCGGCTGGTCCACCCGTACGCCGACTACCTGGCCATCAACGTCTCCTCGCCCAACACCCCCGGGCTGCGCTCCCTGCAGGACCGGGCCCCGCTGGACGAGCTGCTCGGCGCGATGACCGCGGAGGCCGCCGCGCTGGCTCCCTCCCGGCCGGACGGCCGCCCGGTGCCGGTGCTGGTCAAGATCGCCCCCGACCTGACCGACCACGCGGTGGCCGAGGTGCTCGAGGTGTGCCAGGACCGCGGCGTCGCCGGGGTCATCGCCACCAACACCACGCTCGACCGGTCCGGGGTGTCCACCACCGAGCTGGGGATGGCCGCCGAGGTCGGCGGGCTCTCCGGTCGGCCGCTGCGCCGGCGGGCTCTGGGCGTGGTGCGCTTCGTGACCAGCCACAGCGATCTGCCGGTCATCGGGGTCGGCGGGATCAGTGACGTGGATGCCGCCCTGGCCATGCTCGACGCGGGCGCCAGCCTGCTGCAGCTCTACACGGGGTTCATCTTCGGCGGGCCGGGCCTGGTTCGGGACATCAACCGGGCCGTCGCGGCCCGCGACGCAGGGGAGAACTGA
- a CDS encoding Gfo/Idh/MocA family protein → MRRLGVGFLGVTHPHASARLRALRRMGGVRLMGVAEDDPVVTSFAATFGLRVRRRADLLDDPEVDAVLVHSTSREMVDHAVAALEAGKAVLVEKPGGRDEADLHRLVRATERTGGVCQIGYTFGFSDTVALTGTVLRRGLLGSVHQVRVHGGSSLGEAGTDHLNRPGDLGGAFFVIGCHQVDLVVRQFGMPAAVNAVVVRLPASIPGAHREDVAAAVFHYPDRVVTLDFSAWDPLPWFESWEMSVYGTDGVLHSGLLPHRSRLYLSRPGGGLPAGWSSWRDPEPQPWSGGRTPYSPEMPEIAHSALFDRECAAFVAAARGLRPTAASARHGLDVVRCLAAGYRSAAQGGAPVHLRPEQHLGAHPVDAVSSSRAATA, encoded by the coding sequence ATGCGGAGGCTGGGCGTCGGGTTCCTCGGGGTGACGCACCCGCACGCGTCCGCGCGGCTGCGGGCGCTGCGTCGGATGGGCGGGGTCCGGCTCATGGGTGTGGCCGAGGACGACCCGGTGGTCACCTCCTTCGCCGCCACCTTCGGGCTCCGCGTCCGCCGGCGGGCCGACCTGCTCGACGATCCCGAGGTGGACGCGGTCCTGGTGCACAGCACCTCGCGGGAGATGGTCGATCACGCCGTGGCCGCCCTCGAGGCCGGCAAGGCGGTCCTGGTGGAGAAACCGGGCGGACGGGACGAGGCGGACCTGCACCGGTTGGTCCGAGCCACGGAACGGACCGGGGGTGTCTGCCAGATCGGCTACACCTTCGGCTTCAGCGACACCGTCGCGCTGACGGGAACGGTGCTGCGGCGGGGCCTGCTCGGCTCGGTGCACCAGGTCCGCGTGCACGGCGGCAGCAGCCTCGGCGAAGCAGGCACCGACCACCTGAATCGACCCGGCGATCTCGGGGGCGCGTTCTTCGTCATCGGCTGCCATCAGGTGGACCTGGTGGTGCGTCAGTTCGGGATGCCCGCAGCGGTCAACGCCGTCGTCGTCAGGCTCCCGGCCTCGATCCCCGGTGCGCACCGGGAGGACGTCGCCGCGGCGGTGTTCCACTACCCCGACCGGGTGGTGACGCTGGACTTCTCGGCCTGGGACCCGTTGCCCTGGTTCGAGTCCTGGGAGATGTCGGTGTACGGGACGGACGGGGTGCTGCACTCCGGGCTGCTGCCGCACCGGTCGCGGTTGTACCTGTCCCGACCGGGTGGTGGCCTGCCGGCCGGGTGGTCGTCCTGGCGTGATCCCGAGCCTCAGCCGTGGTCCGGCGGCCGGACTCCGTACTCCCCGGAGATGCCCGAGATCGCGCATTCCGCGCTGTTCGATCGAGAGTGCGCGGCGTTCGTGGCCGCGGCCCGAGGTCTCCGCCCGACCGCGGCCTCGGCCCGACACGGACTGGATGTGGTGCGGTGCCTCGCCGCCGGTTACCGGTCCGCGGCACAGGGTGGCGCTCCGGTACACCTGCGGCCGGAACAGCACCTGGGTGCCCACCCGGTCGACGCGGTCAGCAGCAGCCGGGCGGCGACGGCCTGA
- the pyrF gene encoding orotidine-5'-phosphate decarboxylase: MGQDAFGARLAAATAARGPLCVGIDPHAALLGAWGLDDTVAGLESFARTAVEALADTVAVLKPQSAFFERFGSRGVAVLERVIADAQQAGALVLVDAKRGDIGSTMAAYADAYLGDGSPLAGDAVTVSPFLGFGSLRPAVDLALATGRGVFVLALTSNPEGAAVQHARAADDRRVAQVIADEAAAVNAGAAPLGSVGLVVGATVGRTGVDLTAVNGPLLAPGLGAQGATVDDLRVVFGDDLSAVLPTTSREVLGAGPGVSALRDAARRQIDGLRAVIG, encoded by the coding sequence ATGGGGCAGGACGCGTTCGGAGCCCGGCTGGCTGCGGCGACGGCGGCCCGTGGGCCGCTGTGCGTCGGGATCGACCCGCACGCCGCACTGCTGGGCGCGTGGGGCCTGGACGACACCGTCGCCGGGCTGGAGTCGTTCGCCCGCACCGCCGTCGAGGCGTTGGCCGACACCGTGGCCGTCCTCAAGCCGCAGTCGGCGTTCTTCGAGCGCTTCGGCTCGCGCGGGGTGGCCGTGCTCGAACGGGTCATCGCCGACGCGCAGCAGGCCGGCGCGCTGGTGCTGGTCGACGCCAAGCGGGGTGACATCGGCTCGACGATGGCCGCCTACGCCGACGCGTATCTGGGGGACGGCTCGCCGCTGGCCGGGGACGCGGTCACCGTGTCCCCGTTCCTCGGCTTCGGCTCGCTGCGTCCGGCGGTCGACCTCGCGCTGGCCACCGGCCGCGGGGTGTTCGTCCTGGCGCTGACCTCCAACCCGGAGGGCGCCGCGGTGCAGCATGCCCGGGCCGCCGACGACCGCCGGGTCGCCCAGGTGATCGCCGACGAGGCCGCCGCGGTCAACGCCGGGGCCGCGCCGCTCGGTTCGGTGGGACTGGTCGTCGGCGCGACGGTCGGGCGCACCGGGGTGGACCTGACCGCGGTCAACGGCCCCCTGCTGGCCCCGGGCCTGGGGGCCCAGGGGGCCACCGTGGACGATCTGCGCGTGGTCTTCGGGGACGACCTGTCCGCCGTGCTGCCCACCACCAGCCGCGAGGTGCTCGGGGCGGGCCCGGGTGTCAGCGCACTGCGTGACGCCGCCCGCCGCCAGATCGACGGGCTGCGCGCCGTCATCGGCTGA
- a CDS encoding inositol monophosphatase family protein — protein MTGAEKSPSPSDPDTRTDAQLAGDLVTGAGEMAARMLRAGLTVDEKTSISDVVSDADKAAEQWIVDELARVRPDDGVVGEEGAAAPGRRTWIIDPVDGTYNFVSGLPAWCSALGLVDGDELLLGAVYQQTTGELWVGGPGHPTTLNGVPVPPVQDAELATISIATYLHPARLAEDAVREPILAAIGGAASVRIIGSGSIELAAVSAGRLGVWFHLDTLSWDWLPGAALITAAGGVVDVFHHNGHRYHMAGPPTAVAQVKRAVLAVGS, from the coding sequence GTGACCGGAGCCGAGAAGTCCCCGTCCCCGTCCGATCCCGACACCCGTACCGACGCCCAGCTCGCCGGTGACCTCGTCACCGGAGCCGGGGAGATGGCCGCCCGGATGCTCCGGGCCGGGCTGACCGTCGACGAGAAGACCAGCATCAGCGACGTCGTCTCCGACGCCGACAAGGCGGCCGAGCAGTGGATCGTCGACGAGCTGGCCCGGGTCCGCCCGGACGACGGTGTCGTCGGCGAGGAGGGCGCGGCCGCGCCCGGCCGGCGCACCTGGATCATCGATCCGGTCGACGGCACCTACAACTTCGTCTCCGGCCTGCCCGCCTGGTGTTCCGCGCTGGGCCTGGTCGACGGGGACGAGCTCCTGCTCGGCGCGGTCTACCAGCAGACCACCGGCGAACTGTGGGTCGGCGGACCCGGCCACCCGACCACCTTGAACGGGGTCCCGGTGCCGCCGGTGCAGGACGCCGAGCTGGCCACCATCTCCATCGCGACCTACCTGCACCCGGCCCGACTGGCCGAGGACGCGGTGCGTGAGCCCATCCTGGCGGCCATCGGAGGGGCCGCCTCCGTCCGGATCATCGGGTCCGGCTCGATCGAGCTGGCCGCGGTGTCCGCCGGCCGGCTCGGGGTCTGGTTCCACCTGGACACCTTGAGCTGGGACTGGCTGCCCGGGGCCGCGCTGATCACCGCCGCGGGCGGGGTCGTCGACGTCTTCCACCACAACGGCCACCGCTATCACATGGCCGGTCCGCCCACCGCGGTCGCGCAGGTCAAGCGGGCCGTGCTCGCCGTCGGCAGTTAG
- a CDS encoding FAD-binding and (Fe-S)-binding domain-containing protein: protein MTDLVSSRAPDRRGDPEPALVELRRALGPRLDTAPRRLAEYSSDASNYRVVPTAVVFPADADDVVAVLEVAGAHGLPVTARGGGTSVAGNAVGPGVVLDLSRHLHRIEDIDPVARTARVQPGVVLADVQRAAGVHGLRFGPDPSTHARCTLGGMIGNNACGPHAVAWGRTADNVRSLDVLDGRGRRLHLAPGSGPAGLDALIGAHLAVVRTEFGRFGRQVSGYSLEHLLPENGRDAARAFVGTEGTCGIVLQAEVDLVPVPAVTALVVLGYPDMPSAADAVPALLAQGPLAIEGMDARLVDVVRRHHGTVPELPAGRGWLFVEVGGETTAQAADAARRIVAGGGTGASRVVPTGPETRALWRIREDGVGLAGRTPDGRPAWPGWEDAAVPPASLGAYLRDFAALMADHGVDGLTYGHFGDGCVHARLDLPIGSASHRFRAFLVDAAVLVARYGGSMSGEHGDGRARGELLPHMYSPAARALFADVKALYDPLDILNPGIVVRPAPLDDDLRLVGARPSPALGFSLLSDDGDLSTAVHRCVGVGKCRADTSAAGGFMCPSYLATKDEKDSTRGRARVLQEMVNGTLVRDGARSAEVAESLDLCLSCKACASDCPAGVDMATYKAEVLFRRYHRRLRPVAHYALGWLPRWTRVVDRLRLAPVINALAARPALRSWGFRAAGVDTRRSAPVLAPESLRRWWRSTSWQQSAQQDRPPVLLWTDSFTDAFTPQVGRAALEVLRDAGFTVTIPARPVCCGLTWITTGQLPAARKRLRHSVDTVIDHVDAGGLIVGLEPSCTAVLRSDLTELLAEDPRAARVAAATRTLAEVLTQAAPDWKVPDLGGGEVVVQPHCHQHAVLGFDADRSLLERGGVHSTEIAGCCGLAGNFGMERGHYDVSVAVAENGLLPALRDHPDVPFVADGFSCRTQAEQLAGRPTRHLAELLADGVRRRDHGSIRPSPPGCC from the coding sequence ATGACCGACCTGGTGTCCTCCCGTGCGCCCGACCGGCGCGGTGACCCGGAGCCGGCGCTGGTCGAGCTGCGTCGAGCCCTCGGCCCCCGCCTCGACACCGCCCCCCGCCGGTTGGCCGAGTACTCCTCCGACGCGTCCAACTACCGGGTCGTGCCGACGGCGGTCGTCTTCCCGGCCGATGCGGACGACGTGGTCGCGGTGCTGGAGGTGGCCGGTGCCCACGGGCTCCCGGTGACCGCCCGCGGCGGCGGCACCTCGGTCGCCGGCAACGCCGTCGGACCCGGCGTGGTGCTGGATCTCTCGCGTCACCTGCACCGCATCGAGGACATCGACCCGGTCGCCCGCACCGCCCGCGTGCAGCCGGGGGTCGTGCTCGCCGATGTGCAGCGCGCGGCGGGTGTGCACGGTCTGCGCTTCGGGCCCGACCCGTCCACCCACGCCCGGTGCACCCTCGGCGGGATGATCGGCAACAACGCCTGCGGCCCGCACGCGGTGGCCTGGGGTCGCACCGCCGACAACGTCCGGTCCCTGGACGTCCTCGACGGCCGGGGCCGCCGCCTGCACCTGGCTCCCGGGTCCGGCCCCGCCGGGCTCGATGCGTTGATCGGTGCGCATCTCGCGGTGGTGCGCACCGAGTTCGGCCGGTTCGGTCGCCAGGTGTCCGGCTACTCGCTCGAGCACCTGCTCCCGGAGAACGGGCGCGATGCGGCCCGGGCGTTCGTCGGCACCGAGGGCACCTGCGGCATCGTGCTGCAGGCCGAGGTCGACCTCGTCCCCGTCCCGGCCGTCACCGCCCTGGTCGTCCTGGGCTACCCGGACATGCCCTCCGCCGCCGACGCGGTGCCCGCACTGCTCGCGCAGGGTCCGTTGGCGATCGAGGGCATGGACGCGCGGCTGGTCGACGTGGTGCGTCGCCACCATGGCACGGTCCCCGAGCTGCCCGCGGGCCGAGGCTGGCTGTTCGTCGAGGTCGGTGGGGAGACCACGGCCCAGGCCGCCGACGCCGCTCGTCGGATCGTCGCCGGGGGCGGCACGGGCGCGTCCCGGGTCGTCCCCACCGGTCCGGAGACGCGGGCGCTGTGGCGGATCCGGGAGGACGGCGTCGGGCTGGCCGGGCGCACCCCGGACGGCCGCCCCGCCTGGCCGGGCTGGGAGGACGCCGCGGTGCCGCCGGCGTCGCTCGGGGCGTACCTGCGGGACTTCGCCGCGCTGATGGCCGACCACGGGGTGGACGGGTTGACCTACGGGCACTTCGGCGACGGCTGCGTGCACGCCCGCCTGGATCTGCCCATCGGTTCTGCGTCCCACCGCTTCCGGGCCTTCCTGGTCGACGCCGCCGTGCTCGTCGCCCGGTACGGCGGGTCGATGTCGGGGGAGCACGGTGACGGTCGGGCCCGGGGAGAGCTGCTGCCGCACATGTACTCCCCGGCCGCCCGGGCCCTGTTCGCCGACGTGAAGGCGCTGTACGACCCGCTGGACATCCTCAACCCGGGCATCGTGGTGCGGCCCGCACCACTGGACGACGACCTCCGGCTCGTCGGCGCCCGACCCAGTCCCGCGCTCGGCTTCTCCCTGCTGAGCGACGACGGCGACCTGAGCACCGCGGTGCATCGGTGCGTCGGGGTGGGAAAGTGCCGTGCCGACACCTCGGCCGCGGGCGGGTTCATGTGCCCGTCGTACTTGGCCACGAAGGACGAGAAGGACTCCACCCGGGGCCGAGCCCGGGTGCTGCAGGAGATGGTGAACGGCACCCTGGTCCGCGACGGCGCCCGGTCGGCCGAGGTCGCCGAGTCCCTCGACCTGTGCCTGTCCTGTAAGGCGTGTGCGTCCGACTGCCCGGCCGGGGTGGACATGGCCACCTACAAGGCCGAGGTGCTCTTCCGCCGGTACCACCGGCGTCTGCGGCCGGTGGCGCACTACGCGCTGGGATGGCTGCCGCGGTGGACGCGGGTGGTCGACCGGCTGCGGCTGGCGCCGGTGATCAACGCGCTCGCCGCCCGACCGGCCCTGCGGTCCTGGGGTTTCCGCGCTGCCGGTGTCGACACCCGCCGCAGCGCACCGGTGCTCGCCCCGGAGAGCCTCCGGCGATGGTGGCGCTCCACCTCCTGGCAGCAGTCGGCGCAGCAGGACCGACCGCCTGTCCTGCTGTGGACCGACTCCTTCACCGACGCGTTCACCCCGCAGGTCGGCCGGGCGGCGCTGGAGGTCCTGCGGGACGCCGGGTTCACCGTCACCATCCCCGCCCGTCCGGTCTGCTGCGGGCTCACCTGGATCACCACCGGGCAGCTCCCCGCGGCCCGGAAACGTCTGCGCCACAGCGTGGACACCGTCATCGACCACGTCGACGCGGGCGGCCTGATCGTCGGGCTGGAACCGTCCTGCACGGCGGTGCTGCGGTCGGATCTGACCGAGCTGCTGGCCGAGGACCCCCGCGCCGCCCGCGTCGCCGCCGCCACCCGGACCCTGGCCGAGGTGCTGACCCAGGCCGCGCCGGATTGGAAGGTCCCGGATCTGGGCGGGGGAGAGGTGGTGGTGCAACCGCACTGCCATCAGCACGCCGTCCTCGGTTTCGACGCCGACCGGTCCTTGCTGGAGCGGGGTGGGGTGCACAGCACCGAGATCGCCGGTTGCTGCGGGCTGGCCGGCAACTTCGGGATGGAACGCGGCCACTACGACGTCTCGGTGGCGGTGGCCGAGAACGGGCTGCTGCCCGCGTTGCGGGACCACCCGGACGTCCCGTTCGTCGCCGACGGATTCTCCTGCCGCACCCAGGCCGAGCAGCTCGCCGGGCGCCCCACCCGCCACCTGGCCGAGTTGTTGGCCGACGGGGTGCGACGGCGGGACCACGGATCGATCAGGCCGTCGCCGCCCGGCTGCTGCTGA
- the carB gene encoding carbamoyl-phosphate synthase large subunit: MPRRTDIAHVLVIGSGPIVIGQACEFDYSGTQACRVLREEGIRVSLINSNPATIMTDPEFADATYIEPITAEFVEKVLADQAAQGFPVDALLATLGGQTALNTAIALAERGILDKYDVELIGADIPAIHRGEDRQIFKDVVRSIGGDVPRSAVCHDMDAVRATVAELGLPVVIRPSFTMGGLGSGLAYTAEDLERLAGTGLDASPVHEVLIEESVLGWKEYELELMRDSADNAVVVCSIENLDPMGVHTGDSITVAPAMTLTDREYQRMRDVGLDILRAVGVATGGCNIQFAINPVDGRMIVIEMNPRVSRSSALASKATGFPIAKIAAKLAIGYRLDEISNDITKATPAAFEPTLDYVVVKIPRFAFEKFPGADTTLTTTMKSVGEAMSIGRSFAEAFGKALRSMETSRTGFWTGPGESRVDVTLEPGQVEDLLAQIAVPTDGRIYGVERALAAGATVEHVHTATGIDPWFLDQIQLIRDVGRDVQTAAELSPALLRRAKRFGISDAQIAVLREDLADEAAVREFRHRHGIRPVFKTVDTCAAEFEATTPYHYSAYETDPAAESEVRPQTERPKVIILGSGPNRIGQGIEFDYSCVHAALALRDAGYETVMVNCNPETVSTDYDTSDRLYFEPLTVEDVLEVIESERASGTVLGVIVTLGGQTPLKLADTLERAGVPILGTQPDAIDLAEDRDRFGTLLSEGGLPAPAYGMAVSFDEADVVAERIGFPVLVRPSYVLGGRGMEIVYDRDALRDYISRSTEIGADRPVMVDKFLDDALEIDVDALCDGTEVYLGGVMEHIEEAGIHSGDSACVLPPITLGRSEIDTVRAHTEAIALGGRVRGLLNVQYALKDQTLYVLEANPRASRTVPFSSKATAVPLAKAAARIMLGASISELRAEGMLPATGDGGALPPGAPVAVKEAVLPFHRFRRADGTGVDSLLGPEMRSTGEVMGIDTAFGPAFAKSQTAAYGSLPTSGTVFVSVANADKRSMVFPVKRLADLGFRIVATEGTAEMLRRNGMDVEVVRKAFENALDENGAAVPTVIDLIKSGEIALVINTPYGQSGPRVDGFEIRTAAVAADIPAITTVAGAAAAIQGIEAVIRSDVGVAPLQILQERLRASRALAGA; encoded by the coding sequence ATGCCCCGCCGTACCGACATCGCCCACGTCCTGGTCATCGGGTCCGGCCCGATCGTCATCGGCCAGGCCTGCGAGTTCGACTACTCGGGCACCCAGGCCTGCCGCGTGCTCCGCGAGGAGGGCATCCGCGTCTCGCTGATCAACTCGAACCCGGCGACGATCATGACCGACCCGGAGTTCGCCGACGCCACCTACATCGAGCCGATCACCGCGGAGTTCGTCGAGAAGGTGCTCGCCGACCAGGCCGCGCAGGGCTTCCCGGTCGACGCGCTGCTGGCCACGCTGGGCGGCCAGACGGCGCTGAACACCGCCATCGCGCTGGCCGAGCGCGGCATCCTGGACAAGTACGACGTGGAGCTCATCGGCGCCGACATCCCGGCCATCCACCGGGGGGAGGACCGGCAGATCTTCAAGGACGTCGTCCGGTCCATCGGCGGCGACGTCCCGCGCTCCGCGGTGTGTCACGACATGGACGCGGTGCGTGCCACCGTGGCCGAGCTCGGCCTGCCCGTGGTCATCCGGCCGTCGTTCACCATGGGCGGCCTGGGCTCCGGTCTGGCCTACACCGCCGAGGATCTCGAGCGGCTGGCCGGGACCGGTCTGGACGCGTCCCCGGTGCACGAGGTGCTGATCGAGGAGAGCGTGCTGGGCTGGAAGGAGTACGAGCTCGAGCTCATGCGGGACAGCGCCGACAACGCCGTGGTCGTCTGTTCCATCGAGAACCTCGACCCGATGGGCGTGCACACCGGCGACTCGATCACCGTGGCCCCGGCGATGACGCTGACCGACCGCGAGTACCAGCGGATGCGCGACGTGGGGCTGGACATCCTGCGCGCGGTCGGCGTGGCCACCGGTGGCTGCAACATCCAGTTCGCGATCAACCCCGTCGACGGCCGCATGATCGTCATCGAGATGAATCCGCGGGTGTCCCGGTCCAGCGCGCTGGCCTCCAAGGCGACCGGCTTCCCGATCGCCAAGATCGCCGCCAAGCTGGCCATCGGCTACCGCCTCGACGAGATCTCCAACGACATCACCAAGGCCACCCCGGCGGCCTTCGAGCCCACGCTGGACTACGTGGTCGTGAAGATCCCGCGCTTCGCGTTCGAGAAGTTCCCCGGCGCCGACACCACGCTGACCACCACGATGAAGTCGGTCGGCGAGGCGATGTCGATCGGCCGGTCGTTCGCGGAGGCGTTCGGCAAGGCGCTGCGCTCCATGGAGACCAGCCGCACCGGGTTCTGGACGGGGCCCGGTGAATCGCGCGTCGACGTCACGCTCGAGCCGGGGCAGGTCGAGGATCTGCTCGCCCAGATCGCCGTGCCCACCGACGGCCGCATCTACGGCGTCGAGCGCGCCCTGGCCGCCGGGGCCACCGTGGAGCACGTGCACACGGCCACCGGCATCGACCCGTGGTTCCTGGACCAGATCCAGCTCATCCGCGATGTCGGCCGGGACGTGCAGACCGCCGCGGAGCTGTCCCCGGCGCTGCTCCGGCGGGCCAAGCGGTTCGGCATCTCCGACGCCCAGATCGCCGTCCTGCGGGAGGATCTCGCCGACGAGGCGGCCGTGCGCGAGTTCCGCCACCGGCACGGGATCCGGCCGGTCTTCAAGACGGTGGACACCTGCGCCGCGGAGTTCGAGGCGACCACGCCGTACCACTACTCGGCCTACGAGACCGACCCCGCGGCCGAGTCCGAGGTGAGGCCGCAGACCGAGCGGCCCAAGGTGATCATCCTGGGCTCCGGTCCCAACCGCATCGGCCAGGGCATCGAGTTCGACTACTCCTGCGTGCACGCGGCGCTCGCCCTGCGCGACGCCGGGTACGAGACGGTGATGGTCAACTGCAACCCCGAGACGGTCTCCACCGACTACGACACCTCCGACCGGCTGTACTTCGAGCCGCTCACCGTGGAGGACGTGCTGGAGGTCATCGAGTCCGAGCGGGCCTCGGGCACCGTGCTCGGCGTCATCGTGACCCTGGGCGGGCAGACCCCGCTCAAGCTGGCCGACACCCTCGAACGGGCCGGGGTGCCGATCCTGGGCACCCAGCCCGACGCCATCGACCTCGCCGAGGACCGCGACCGCTTCGGCACCCTGCTGAGCGAGGGCGGCCTGCCCGCGCCGGCGTACGGCATGGCCGTGTCCTTCGACGAGGCCGACGTGGTCGCCGAACGCATCGGGTTCCCGGTGCTCGTCCGCCCGTCCTATGTGCTCGGCGGACGTGGCATGGAGATCGTCTACGACCGGGACGCGTTGCGCGACTACATCTCCCGGTCCACCGAGATCGGTGCCGATCGCCCCGTGATGGTCGACAAGTTCCTCGACGACGCTCTGGAGATCGATGTCGACGCGCTCTGCGACGGCACCGAGGTCTACCTCGGCGGGGTCATGGAGCACATCGAGGAGGCCGGCATCCACTCCGGCGACTCGGCCTGCGTGCTGCCGCCGATCACCCTGGGCCGCAGCGAGATCGACACCGTGCGCGCGCACACCGAGGCCATCGCCCTGGGCGGCCGGGTCCGCGGGCTGCTCAACGTCCAGTACGCCCTGAAGGACCAGACGCTGTACGTGCTGGAGGCCAACCCGCGCGCGTCCCGCACCGTGCCGTTCTCGTCCAAGGCCACCGCGGTGCCGCTGGCCAAGGCTGCGGCCCGGATCATGCTGGGCGCGAGCATCTCCGAGCTGCGGGCCGAGGGCATGCTGCCGGCCACCGGGGACGGCGGTGCCCTGCCGCCGGGTGCCCCGGTCGCGGTGAAGGAGGCCGTGCTGCCGTTCCACCGCTTCCGGCGGGCCGACGGAACCGGGGTCGACTCGCTGCTCGGCCCGGAGATGCGGTCCACCGGGGAGGTGATGGGCATCGACACCGCGTTCGGCCCGGCCTTCGCCAAGTCGCAGACCGCCGCGTACGGCTCGCTGCCGACGTCGGGCACCGTGTTCGTCTCGGTGGCCAACGCCGACAAGCGGTCCATGGTGTTCCCGGTGAAGCGGCTGGCCGATCTGGGATTCCGCATCGTGGCCACCGAGGGCACCGCGGAGATGTTGCGGCGCAACGGGATGGACGTCGAGGTGGTCCGCAAGGCGTTCGAGAACGCCCTCGACGAGAACGGCGCCGCGGTGCCGACGGTGATCGACCTGATCAAGTCGGGCGAGATCGCGCTGGTCATCAACACCCCGTACGGACAGTCCGGCCCGCGCGTCGACGGGTTCGAGATCCGCACCGCCGCCGTCGCCGCGGACATCCCGGCCATCACCACGGTGGCTGGGGCGGCCGCGGCCATCCAGGGCATCGAGGCGGTCATCCGGTCCGACGTGGGGGTGGCGCCGCTGCAGATCCTGCAGGAGCGCCTGCGGGCCAGCCGTGCGCTGGCCGGCGCCTGA